One window of the Marinilactibacillus sp. Marseille-P9653 genome contains the following:
- a CDS encoding zinc ribbon domain-containing protein, with protein MKKCNDCGQMMNEDAKFCTNCGVAFNAVETTEHVQVTNTVTPENTNSTEQTESNTSEAFQAVQSNITEAVKSVEYSKIAQGYWSYLMMTLKKPSTSFAVTDRTNGWIQFILLAVLNSLVFVSILASIPGSETGFGIFFRLFFVQLFISIAEIGILFVFKNLVQKVNAPFNVVASQYGGLQSLNIVLLSIILVSSLISPIAMISIILIGSILIGIVNIIAFNMYLLNGQNNSKLDNFYVTVLANAVVLIILAIIVRIGMEMMIDMLPYMFNEYMFNQYMF; from the coding sequence ATGAAAAAATGTAACGATTGTGGTCAAATGATGAATGAAGATGCAAAGTTCTGTACGAATTGTGGTGTAGCTTTTAATGCAGTTGAGACTACAGAACATGTTCAAGTAACTAATACAGTTACTCCTGAAAATACGAATAGCACTGAACAAACAGAAAGCAATACTTCTGAAGCATTCCAAGCAGTACAATCTAATATCACAGAAGCAGTCAAATCTGTAGAGTATAGCAAAATTGCTCAGGGTTACTGGAGCTACTTAATGATGACCCTGAAAAAACCTTCTACCAGTTTTGCAGTTACTGACAGAACAAATGGATGGATACAATTTATTTTACTCGCGGTTTTAAATAGTTTAGTTTTCGTTTCTATATTAGCGAGTATACCTGGTTCAGAAACAGGATTTGGTATATTCTTCAGATTATTTTTTGTGCAACTTTTTATCAGTATAGCTGAAATTGGGATATTATTTGTTTTCAAGAACTTGGTCCAGAAAGTTAATGCACCATTTAATGTCGTTGCTTCTCAATATGGAGGATTGCAATCTTTAAATATCGTTTTACTATCAATTATACTAGTTAGTTCACTAATTTCTCCTATAGCAATGATATCGATTATCTTAATTGGTTCGATCTTAATAGGAATCGTAAACATAATTGCTTTTAACATGTATTTATTAAATGGTCAAAATAATTCTAAGCTAGATAACTTTTACGTTACTGTGTTAGCGAATGCTGTAGTTTTGATTATACTGGCTATCATTGTAAGAATTGGAATGGAAATGATGATCGACATGTTACCATATATGTTTAATGAGTATATGTTTAACCAATACATGTTTTAA
- a CDS encoding YecA family protein — MYVHEEKNYINIAIPTEVMSVINSESYLENKALTQTIASIKNVIKAGVHLYGIVSYQTFVHLYRIEHPELELNHLTLNKLLSYFSTISIGLDFYILDFLRIASRRFENIQHAKLYADTLGFVSYNNQFHPTVKELSFYANNDFDHRLAPYKKLIKIIKNCSYDPGYVMETIEKHALMGSKMSILMDELNEDDSLIIHSEKEGKTIFKFYHDLLGHTRQWKQNGFTVKECSIRRKTLDPVLSKNSLHQEPGVPPVLPLFSDTQETTPRQTVKVGRNEPCPCGSGLKYKKCCGR, encoded by the coding sequence ATGTATGTACACGAAGAGAAAAATTATATTAATATTGCCATCCCTACAGAGGTTATGTCCGTCATCAACTCCGAATCTTATCTTGAAAATAAAGCACTAACACAAACCATTGCTTCAATTAAAAATGTCATTAAAGCCGGTGTGCATCTATACGGAATCGTCAGTTATCAGACTTTCGTCCATTTATATAGGATAGAACATCCTGAGTTAGAGTTAAATCACTTAACTTTAAATAAACTACTCTCCTACTTTTCAACGATTTCAATCGGTCTAGACTTTTATATACTAGATTTTTTAAGAATCGCAAGTAGGCGCTTCGAAAATATACAACATGCAAAGCTGTATGCTGATACTTTAGGCTTTGTTTCTTATAATAATCAATTTCACCCTACGGTCAAGGAACTGTCTTTTTACGCCAATAATGATTTTGACCATCGACTTGCTCCTTACAAAAAATTGATTAAGATTATCAAAAACTGTTCTTATGATCCAGGTTATGTTATGGAAACAATTGAAAAACATGCCCTGATGGGATCTAAAATGTCTATCTTAATGGACGAATTAAACGAAGATGACAGTCTAATCATTCATTCTGAAAAAGAAGGCAAAACCATTTTCAAATTCTATCATGATTTACTTGGTCACACCAGACAATGGAAACAAAATGGATTCACCGTGAAAGAATGTTCTATTAGACGAAAAACGCTTGATCCTGTTCTGAGTAAGAATTCTCTGCATCAAGAACCAGGAGTCCCCCCAGTATTACCTTTGTTTTCAGATACTCAAGAAACTACGCCCCGTCAAACAGTGAAAGTTGGTCGTAATGAACCTTGTCCTTGTGGTAGTGGATTGAAATACAAAAAATGCTGCGGCAGATGA